A section of the Leptotrichia sp. HSP-342 genome encodes:
- the phnC gene encoding phosphonate ABC transporter ATP-binding protein: MLLSIKNVSKKYNNGTNALKNISFDVEKGEFISVIGPSGSGKSTLLRSINKMIDISQGSILFEDKNIESLKKTQIELVRREIGMIFQSYNLVERLTVIENVLHGRLGYKSIIAGILGIYSEEEKKEAFSFLERVNMTKYAYQKCSELSGGQKQRVGIARAIMQKPKLLLCDEPIASLDPKTAENIMDYLKKIVTELKITCIVNLHQVDIAKKYSDRIIALNKGEKIFDDKAEKLTEKMVEFIYKDQE; this comes from the coding sequence ATGTTATTAAGTATAAAAAATGTTTCAAAAAAATATAATAACGGAACAAATGCCTTGAAAAATATTTCATTCGATGTAGAAAAAGGAGAATTTATATCGGTTATTGGTCCATCAGGCTCTGGAAAATCAACATTACTTAGAAGCATCAACAAAATGATTGATATTTCACAAGGCTCAATTTTATTTGAAGATAAAAATATTGAGAGCTTGAAAAAAACACAAATCGAACTTGTAAGACGAGAAATTGGAATGATTTTTCAAAGTTACAATCTTGTGGAAAGGCTCACTGTTATTGAAAACGTGCTTCATGGACGGCTTGGATATAAATCAATAATTGCTGGAATATTGGGTATTTATTCAGAGGAAGAAAAAAAAGAAGCTTTTAGCTTTCTAGAAAGAGTAAATATGACTAAATACGCTTATCAAAAATGCAGTGAACTTTCAGGCGGACAAAAGCAGCGTGTCGGTATTGCAAGGGCAATCATGCAAAAGCCAAAATTGCTTCTTTGTGACGAGCCAATCGCCTCACTTGATCCAAAAACTGCTGAAAACATAATGGATTATCTAAAAAAAATTGTTACAGAACTAAAAATTACGTGTATTGTAAATCTTCATCAAGTCGACATTGCAAAAAAATACTCAGATAGAATAATTGCACTTAACAAAGGAGAAAAAATTTTTGACGATAAGGCAGAAAAACTTACAGAAAAAATGGTTGAATTTATTTACAAGGATCAAGAATAA
- a CDS encoding peptidyl-prolyl cis-trans isomerase, producing the protein MKNKFKIIILTALCTLALSCGNSNGGKVLFESSDKKIKVYEKEVNNELEKSLFSSGISEKELTPEQITQMKHSIIKNIALNRALALKAKEKKLDKDKKYTQSQEILQEQLLASLATLSEINERAKITDADAKAAYDANQASFTQPEDSVRLQVIVFQPTDTAKAEQALKEAVANPNNFTAYVNQYNPGTEQNGQTQSILLSQLASRFGSVSEAIKDVKAGQVVNKVVNDGKSLYIVKVLERNPKGLIPFESVKEGIKTQLRNQKRQLEQQTYLKSISDEFKLSNMDEALKNIK; encoded by the coding sequence ATGAAAAATAAATTTAAAATAATTATCTTGACAGCATTATGCACACTTGCGTTATCTTGTGGAAATAGTAACGGAGGTAAAGTACTATTCGAATCGTCAGACAAAAAAATAAAAGTTTATGAAAAGGAAGTTAATAACGAATTGGAAAAAAGTCTATTTTCTAGTGGAATTTCTGAAAAAGAACTTACTCCTGAGCAAATTACACAAATGAAACATTCTATTATTAAAAATATCGCTCTAAACAGAGCTCTTGCCTTAAAAGCAAAAGAAAAAAAACTTGATAAAGACAAGAAATATACACAAAGCCAAGAAATTTTACAGGAACAATTACTAGCAAGCCTTGCAACATTAAGCGAAATCAACGAAAGAGCCAAAATTACAGATGCTGATGCTAAAGCTGCCTACGACGCCAACCAAGCTAGTTTTACACAGCCTGAAGATTCAGTGCGACTGCAAGTTATAGTATTCCAGCCTACTGATACAGCAAAAGCTGAGCAGGCATTAAAGGAAGCTGTTGCAAATCCTAATAATTTTACTGCCTACGTAAATCAATACAATCCTGGAACTGAACAAAACGGACAGACACAATCAATTCTTCTAAGTCAATTAGCAAGCCGATTTGGTTCAGTAAGTGAAGCTATCAAGGATGTTAAGGCAGGACAAGTTGTTAACAAAGTTGTAAATGATGGAAAAAGTTTGTATATCGTGAAAGTTCTTGAAAGAAATCCTAAAGGACTGATACCTTTTGAAAGCGTTAAAGAAGGTATCAAAACTCAATTAAGAAATCAGAAAAGGCAACTTGAACAACAAACTTACCTAAAATCAATTTCTGATGAATTTAAATTATCAAATATGGATGAAGCATTAAAAAATATTAAATAA
- a CDS encoding site-specific integrase, which translates to MEKERFFIKESTYATYTNIIENHLKPVLGKKKINNITNEDLQNFIILKLSTSKKNLEKGLALKTVKDMTVLIKNTLKTATQNKLISFQNFQCKFPSSFSKSHLKTFSVEEQKILFKYLINNQNSKNLGILLCLQTGLRLGEICGLQWQDINLEKSTLTICRTLQKIYIKEKNKSYSKTIISTPKTKTSNRIIPLNIDFINLIKPFQQNKNNYFITNSTNYLKPHCYRYYYQKLLHFLNLPKLKFHSLRHTFATQAVELGIDCKTISEILGHANMNTTLNLYVHPKTEYKHKCLDLIYKKLKNE; encoded by the coding sequence ATGGAAAAAGAAAGATTTTTTATAAAGGAATCGACTTATGCAACTTATACTAATATTATCGAGAATCACTTAAAGCCTGTGCTTGGAAAAAAGAAAATCAATAATATTACAAATGAAGATTTACAAAATTTTATTATCTTAAAATTAAGCACTTCAAAGAAAAATTTGGAAAAAGGGCTTGCACTAAAGACTGTCAAGGATATGACTGTACTTATAAAGAATACTTTAAAAACTGCAACTCAAAATAAATTGATATCTTTTCAGAATTTTCAATGCAAATTCCCCTCTTCCTTTTCAAAATCACATTTAAAAACTTTTTCTGTTGAAGAACAAAAGATACTTTTTAAATATTTGATAAATAATCAGAATTCAAAAAATTTAGGAATTTTACTTTGCCTACAGACAGGACTGCGACTTGGAGAAATATGTGGACTACAATGGCAGGATATAAATTTAGAAAAAAGTACTCTAACTATTTGCAGAACTTTACAGAAAATTTATATAAAAGAAAAAAACAAATCCTACTCCAAAACAATTATTAGTACTCCAAAAACAAAAACTTCCAACCGCATAATTCCTCTTAATATTGATTTTATAAATTTAATAAAACCGTTTCAGCAAAATAAAAATAACTACTTTATTACAAATAGCACGAATTATTTAAAGCCTCATTGCTACCGATATTACTATCAAAAACTTCTTCACTTTCTAAATCTCCCAAAACTCAAATTTCACAGTCTTCGTCATACTTTTGCAACGCAGGCCGTTGAACTTGGAATTGACTGCAAGACCATTTCTGAAATTTTAGGACACGCCAACATGAATACTACTCTAAATCTTTACGTTCATCCAAAGACTGAATATAAACACAAATGCCTTGATTTAATTTACAAAAAACTGAAAAATGAATAA
- a CDS encoding SNF2-related protein, producing MGNSAKKFIEKINEVLSEKENAVVNIINDKLTISVFTALEKNLKNVKEINFIIRDTKFIPKNDEISREFEITPNDILYNSYDIKEKNKLKHFAKAKAMYDFIKNNVNVRKVKPYQKVNGNILIIDDDFMIQGTSSLEIYEKRTNRYDFDTTIKGEAEKSQILGMSKIYDEIWNNDDVTQDYKQELLESLEFVYKNYNPKFLYYFTLNELFGDKLDSGVERFEKDSDKFKKTEIWNSLFDFQKDCVVSAIQKLQKYGGCIIADSVGLGKTFEALAVIKYFEIRNDNVLVFTPAKLYDNWRSFTGSYKDSFLDEMFNYKIMFHTDLSRTKGESKSGYELSRFDWSKFDLVVIDESHNFRNRIAKYDENDELIMNRYFKLLHNVIKNGKNTKVLLLSATPVNNSLVDLKNQISIITGDDDSAFNEEGISSVGYLLKKATQVINDWEKEGNQKKDELLDNLPSDFYKLLEMMTISRSRKHITNYYGTKNIGKFPQKNKPITYYPEIDSEGKLLDFKGTNSLLEELNLSVYTPTKFIKSNKLAYYINKYKLSGNRGGKLDFETQSKGLIYLHRVNLFKRLESSVYSFSETLKRLIENIDRTIDNLQRGQQIEEELDVENEDEIYIERSKYEIKVEDLRINVYLEELYNDRDIVKKIYDETLILLKEDRDNKIHELEKIVENKVEKLGNENYEDFIKAIVSFEKGINDTDALDKLWKATPKGSSTRTLIM from the coding sequence ATGGGAAATTCAGCAAAAAAATTTATTGAGAAGATAAATGAAGTTTTATCGGAAAAAGAAAATGCTGTGGTGAATATCATTAATGATAAATTAACCATATCAGTTTTTACGGCATTGGAAAAAAATTTAAAAAATGTGAAGGAAATAAATTTTATTATAAGAGATACAAAATTTATTCCTAAAAATGATGAAATATCAAGAGAATTTGAGATAACACCTAATGATATTTTATACAATTCTTATGATATAAAGGAAAAAAATAAGTTAAAGCACTTTGCCAAGGCAAAGGCTATGTATGATTTTATAAAAAACAACGTAAATGTCAGAAAAGTAAAGCCATATCAGAAAGTAAACGGGAATATTCTTATAATTGATGATGATTTTATGATTCAGGGAACATCATCACTTGAAATATACGAAAAAAGGACAAATCGCTATGATTTTGATACAACAATAAAAGGAGAAGCAGAAAAATCCCAGATACTTGGCATGTCGAAAATATATGATGAAATTTGGAATAATGATGATGTAACACAGGATTATAAACAGGAATTATTAGAAAGCCTTGAATTTGTTTATAAAAATTATAATCCTAAATTTTTGTATTACTTCACGTTAAATGAACTTTTTGGAGATAAGCTGGACAGTGGAGTTGAGAGATTTGAAAAAGATAGTGATAAATTTAAAAAGACTGAAATTTGGAATTCGCTTTTTGATTTTCAGAAGGACTGTGTTGTTTCAGCTATACAGAAATTACAAAAATATGGAGGATGTATAATTGCTGATTCAGTAGGATTGGGAAAAACATTTGAAGCACTTGCTGTGATTAAATATTTTGAAATAAGAAATGATAATGTATTAGTTTTTACACCAGCAAAATTATATGATAACTGGCGTTCTTTTACTGGAAGTTATAAAGATAGCTTTTTGGATGAAATGTTTAATTATAAAATTATGTTTCATACGGATTTATCGAGAACTAAGGGAGAATCAAAATCAGGATATGAATTGAGCAGATTTGACTGGTCAAAATTTGATTTGGTAGTTATTGATGAGTCACATAATTTCAGAAATAGGATTGCAAAATATGATGAAAATGATGAGTTAATAATGAACAGATACTTTAAATTGCTTCATAATGTAATAAAAAACGGAAAAAATACAAAAGTACTACTGTTATCAGCGACACCAGTAAATAATAGTCTTGTGGACTTGAAAAATCAGATTTCCATTATAACAGGGGATGATGACAGTGCTTTTAACGAAGAGGGAATTTCAAGTGTGGGATATCTACTGAAAAAGGCGACGCAAGTTATAAATGACTGGGAAAAAGAAGGAAACCAGAAAAAAGACGAGTTACTGGATAACTTGCCATCAGATTTTTATAAACTGCTGGAAATGATGACAATATCAAGAAGCAGAAAACATATTACAAATTATTATGGAACAAAGAATATAGGAAAATTCCCACAAAAAAACAAGCCGATAACTTATTATCCTGAAATTGACAGTGAGGGCAAACTGTTAGACTTTAAAGGTACCAATTCTCTTCTGGAAGAATTGAATTTATCAGTATATACACCAACTAAATTTATAAAAAGCAACAAATTGGCCTACTACATCAACAAATACAAGTTATCAGGAAATCGTGGGGGAAAACTGGACTTTGAAACACAATCAAAAGGACTTATTTATCTGCATAGAGTGAACTTATTTAAAAGGCTGGAAAGTTCAGTTTATTCATTCTCTGAAACATTGAAAAGGCTGATTGAAAATATTGACAGGACAATAGATAACTTACAGAGAGGACAGCAGATTGAAGAAGAGCTTGATGTGGAAAATGAAGATGAAATCTATATTGAAAGAAGTAAATATGAAATAAAGGTAGAAGATTTGAGAATAAATGTCTATCTTGAAGAGTTGTATAATGATAGAGATATTGTAAAAAAAATATATGATGAAACATTGATTTTATTGAAAGAAGATAGAGATAACAAGATTCATGAACTGGAAAAGATTGTGGAAAATAAGGTTGAAAAACTTGGTAATGAGAACTATGAGGACTTCATCAAGGCGATCGTGAGTTTTGAAAAAGGAATCAATGATACGGATGCACTCGATAAGTTATGGAAAGCGACACCAAAGGGCAGCTCCACGAGGACTTTGATTATGTAA